AAAAACTTATAATGTTACGCATGATAAGGTGTATTCAAGAGATATGTTTCCCTCCATTGAAAAAAATTTTTTAGTAACTACCATTCCTTTAGATAGATTTAGTGTGTTTGAAAAATGCATAGATATTAAATCCATATTCTTACAGCTTGGCTATGAAATGGCGCCATGTGAAAGCGAAATGGTAGAGTTTAGGTTTATCAGCACGATGGATGGGGATATGGTTGATTTTGTGAAAAAAATGTATGTGCAGCATTATGGCGATAAGCTAGAGATTAGCACACTCTCCATACGCCCGCTAGGGACTATGCCTACAGATTATACGCTTATAGATTATGAGCTATCAAGTGGGCTAAAAAAAAATAGCGGCACATTTGCGATGAAATATCGCTCAAATAACAGCCCACAGGTCAAAAAGCTCACATTTATGTATGAGATTAATGGCACATTAAAGGTTTTAAAAAGCACACAAAATATCGCTACAAATGACACTATTAGCGCGCAAAATACGCGTGTAGAGCGTATTAAGTTTGAGCGTGTGGGCGCGGATTACATGAGTGAAAGTGAGCTTAATAAAAGTGGGGCAAAGAGCTATATCCGCGCTGATATGGCGATTACAAAAGATAAGATTAAGCCTAGAGTGGTGGTTAAAAAGGGCGATAGAATCCGTGTATCAAACTTTGAAGGTGGCGTGAGTATGGAAGTGGTGCTAGTAGCAAGGCAGAGCGGAGCGCAAAATGATATTATTAACGCGCAAAATCCTAGCAGTGGGAAAATATTGCGCGTGAAAATTATCGATGCGGGCAAGGCAGAAATGATATAAGGAGTGGAAATGGTATGGAGAGCAAAAGGGCAAAAAGCGGAGAAGCATAAAATAAAAGCAGATGTAGGCGCGCAAAAGTAGTTTAAACACATAAGGGGTAAATTATGGCAGAGATAAAAAAGCTAGCCATTGGCATTGGCGGAGCGAGCGGAGTGCAGTTGGGTTTAAGGCTTATAGAATCTGTGCCAGATTCTATAGAATTATTTGTGATTATTAGCGAGGGTGCGCAAAATGTCGCTAGCAGTGAGCTTAGCGAGGATATAGAAGTATGTCTTGATAAATTACGGCGCAAGAAGGACTTTCGCATTTATAATGAAGATGAGATAGATAGCCCACTAGCTTCGGGGAGCTTTGGCATTGATGCTATGGCGATTGTGCCTACAAGTATGAATCTGCTAGCAAAAATCGCTAGTGGCTTATGTGATGATTTAATTTCGCGCTGTGCGTTAGTTATGCTTAAAGAAAAGCGCACTTTGCTGCTTGCTCCGCGAGAAATGCCCTTTAGCCCCATTTCACTTGAGCAGATGAGCAAGCTTAGTGCGCTTGGCGTGATTGTAGCGCCTCCTTGTGTGGGGTATTATGCTAAGATAAAAGATTTAGAATCTATGGAGTTATTTTTTGCGGGCAAATGGCTCGATGCTTTAAACATAAAAAACGCGCTTTATACGCGCTGGAAGTGTGAGTAAGGCTTATAGATGAGGAGATTAGCAATTTATCCGGGGACTTTTGACCCTGTAACAAATGGACATTTAGATATTATTAAGCGCTCAATTGAGATTTTTGATAATGTCATAGTAGCGGTGGCGCATTCGCGCTCTAAAAAGCCGATGTTTGCGCTGCAGGAGCGCGTGGAGATTCTAAAACAAAGCACGCAGGATTTGCCAAATGTGCGTATTCAAGGCTTTAGCAATTTGCTTGCAGATTTTGCTAAAGAGCATAGCGCGCGGGTGATTATACGCGGTTTGCGCGCGGTGAGTGATTTTGAGTATGAATTACAGATGGGATATGCCAATGCCTCGCTCAATAGCGAGCTAGAAACGATTTATTTTATGCCCACATTGCAAAATGCCTTTATTAGCTCATCTGTGGTGCGCTCTATTATTGAGCATAATGGGCGCTTTGCTCATTTAGTGCCGCCTCATGTGGCGGACTTAATTTTAGGGCTTTATAAGGCAAAGATTCTACCAAATGAGTAATTTATGGCTTAAGCAAAAATATGCGCGTAATAGGCTAAAAAAGGGGGAATTATGTATGTAGCAATTGAGGGCATTGATACCTGCGGGAAAAGCACGCAAATTGAGCTACTGCGCGCGCATTACCCGCGGGCAATTTTTACCAAAGAGCCGGGTGGAAGCCTGATAGGGGAAAGTATCCGCGAGCTTGTGCTGTATGCACCCAAAAAGCGGGGCTTTATACTTGATGAATATGCTGAACTTATGCTCTTTTTGGCTGATAGGGCGCAGCATTATAAAGAAGTGCTAGCGCCTAATGCGGATAAACTCATTATTAGCGATAGGAGCGTGATTTCTGGCATAGCCTATGCAAAAAATGTGAGTATGGATAAGCTTATATGGCTTAATGAATTTGTGCTACGCGGAATGTATCCACATTTGGTGGTGATTTTAAAGTTAAGTGAGCTAGCCCTAACACAAAGGCTCAAGCTTAAAACGCACGATAGTATCGAGAGTAGAGGCATTGCGTATATGCTAAATATCCAAGAGCGATTGATAGAATCTAGCAAATATCTTAATGTGCCACATCTTATCCTTGATGCCGCTGCTAGTAGGGAGGAGATTTGCGCGATGATAAAAGGGCGTATTGATGAAATGTCTTATGTGTGAGAAGTGGAGCTA
The sequence above is drawn from the Helicobacter jaachi genome and encodes:
- the flgA gene encoding flagellar basal body P-ring formation chaperone FlgA translates to MRYMFLACMAGILSLCVNIYADDIHITPNKLVLQKTYNVTHDKVYSRDMFPSIEKNFLVTTIPLDRFSVFEKCIDIKSIFLQLGYEMAPCESEMVEFRFISTMDGDMVDFVKKMYVQHYGDKLEISTLSIRPLGTMPTDYTLIDYELSSGLKKNSGTFAMKYRSNNSPQVKKLTFMYEINGTLKVLKSTQNIATNDTISAQNTRVERIKFERVGADYMSESELNKSGAKSYIRADMAITKDKIKPRVVVKKGDRIRVSNFEGGVSMEVVLVARQSGAQNDIINAQNPSSGKILRVKIIDAGKAEMI
- a CDS encoding UbiX family flavin prenyltransferase — protein: MAEIKKLAIGIGGASGVQLGLRLIESVPDSIELFVIISEGAQNVASSELSEDIEVCLDKLRRKKDFRIYNEDEIDSPLASGSFGIDAMAIVPTSMNLLAKIASGLCDDLISRCALVMLKEKRTLLLAPREMPFSPISLEQMSKLSALGVIVAPPCVGYYAKIKDLESMELFFAGKWLDALNIKNALYTRWKCE
- the coaD gene encoding pantetheine-phosphate adenylyltransferase; amino-acid sequence: MRRLAIYPGTFDPVTNGHLDIIKRSIEIFDNVIVAVAHSRSKKPMFALQERVEILKQSTQDLPNVRIQGFSNLLADFAKEHSARVIIRGLRAVSDFEYELQMGYANASLNSELETIYFMPTLQNAFISSSVVRSIIEHNGRFAHLVPPHVADLILGLYKAKILPNE
- the tmk gene encoding dTMP kinase, with product MYVAIEGIDTCGKSTQIELLRAHYPRAIFTKEPGGSLIGESIRELVLYAPKKRGFILDEYAELMLFLADRAQHYKEVLAPNADKLIISDRSVISGIAYAKNVSMDKLIWLNEFVLRGMYPHLVVILKLSELALTQRLKLKTHDSIESRGIAYMLNIQERLIESSKYLNVPHLILDAAASREEICAMIKGRIDEMSYV